TTGCCATTCACACAAGCAAAGATGATCCACATAACGCAaataccgaaaacgggtcggtgAAGTGCTTCAAAAAATGCATCCGCTACGTTGGAGAAGTCGTTGAAGTCCGTTCGTACAAACTCATACAGCGCGTACATCATCAGTCCTAGAAGTGCGAAACAGACAGACCATCCAATGGCATAGTGTCGTTTTGTTAAATTAACATCCGTCGATTTCGTCTTATATAGAATGTAACCAAAGATTGTTCCGAACAACCAAACGCCCATACGAGCATGAGTTGGATAATAAGTTAAAACAGATTTGTCTTGCACGTTTGGAGCATTCTGATTGATCCGGAAATCATTAATGAGAACCGTTGTAAAAACGCATCCCATGGACAGCAAGGCCAACAAAGCGATTCCAAACAAAACACGTTTTCCGTAGCGCCACAAAGGATAGATAAGAGCAGGACCGAGGATATATAGTTGCATGTCGACAGATAGATACCAAGTCCATCCGAGACACTGcgtgaaagaaaaagaagaaagttGACCGAATTAGATTATATGTAAAAATGCATATATTAATTGAGCTTACCATGCTTCTCGGGTTAACATAGTTTTGTATATGCAGCAGAGCAGACCACCAATATTTGGAGCACGTTTCATCGTTTGCATCTATTATAGTCTTCCACATAAAGCCttctcccatgtatttagcgaaCGAAACCACAAAAAGTACCAAAGCCGCGTAAGGGGCTGTAATTCGAATATATCGATGACGGTATAACATCAGTGGGTTGATCTTCCTTTTTTTGTCCAACTCTTTAAGCAAATTCCAAGCTACCAGCATTCCACTCAGCGCCAGAAACGTATCTACTGCCAGATATCCCATCCCGAACAAGACCACGGATccgaaactgctaagataactTGTTCTCGCTAGATCATTGTTAACAGGAACTGGGCCAATGCTTTCATGAATGTGAACAACGATAATCCAGATCATGGAAATGGCCCGAATTCCGTGGGCGCAATCAATCGTATCTGATTTATTCTCGATGACTTTCGGCTTTGGAGCGATGTGCAGAATACTCCGTAAGTTCCGGTACAAGGAGAATG
This genomic window from Malaya genurostris strain Urasoe2022 chromosome 1, Malgen_1.1, whole genome shotgun sequence contains:
- the LOC131440280 gene encoding nose resistant to fluoxetine protein 6-like — protein: MIVTRITITLSCILLLKSCAALQVVNHNQSESRNNEFGIEEMLLLNRQFLDFLIGYDSTLVLQSEDQLCLSTMQQLSVAYLNREHHGLEWFDSWGKIPSGMHHGNGNAFGNFDQCRLYSWQGVRGQHCTFLAALSSSLPPFVSSLCVPHFCTPVFARQLYGEYLITRGAVVITDINQDLFCIQDRDILYDGGVVTAIVIFSIITALVLSSTIYELVQIQLKRDVVSLYSAFSLYRNLRSILHIAPKPKVIENKSDTIDCAHGIRAISMIWIIVVHIHESIGPVPVNNDLARTSYLSSFGSVVLFGMGYLAVDTFLALSGMLVAWNLLKELDKKRKINPLMLYRHRYIRITAPYAALVLFVVSFAKYMGEGFMWKTIIDANDETCSKYWWSALLHIQNYVNPRSMCLGWTWYLSVDMQLYILGPALIYPLWRYGKRVLFGIALLALLSMGCVFTTVLINDFRINQNAPNVQDKSVLTYYPTHARMGVWLFGTIFGYILYKTKSTDVNLTKRHYAIGWSVCFALLGLMMYALYEFVRTDFNDFSNVADAFFEALHRPVFGICVMWIIFACVNGKGGLINELLSSVLWQPLSKLSFTMYLLHVQLLLMASIASVKTDSYFSVMDMFYRIWGAIGLTTSIAVLWSSIFEIPFVTLDKLLLRS